One Betta splendens chromosome 8, fBetSpl5.4, whole genome shotgun sequence DNA segment encodes these proteins:
- the LOC114860195 gene encoding properdin-like yields MEVLLLLAMLLLPVERSECVRCFARFNPTLGQCNEEIGDVVEDDCCQNPQYGYEAADGVCQSCGPPTWSEWSAWSHCTALCETGVRQRKRTCYSAGEVQCSNPQDKLETQPCSGMCCEDKGWGSWLAWSSCSISCGEGGVRTRRRVCSSSAECRWACTGPSEETENCPPQNTCPVHGGWSSWAAWGKCSGPCVDDQRGTTPSKQRERSCSNPPPSSDTVPPGDTCPGDEVQATPCSELPNCPVDGNWAPWSSYGPCSTSCGEGLQTSTRTCNNPAPNYGGRFCDGPNAQTRTCQNLCPVDGFWSGWSGWSECSASCVSPSQIPSRTRFRFCTNPAPSSSPAGRACAGERQQVEQCQHLHHCAVDGVWGSWAPFTPCPVTCGVGAQVSTRRCDSPAANHGGKPCSGEERRSKVCSTNVHCPVNGVWSDWSPWGKCANVFRKVITCKQLGGSQTRERECLHQAHNGTICPGDYLTESRVCYDVGGCYIKGNWEGWESWTLCKPACGGKSKRFRKRICKPDYKDYRPTIGINKEPANFFGTPLADCGDLPPDQKFEKEDCLQVPACN; encoded by the exons atggaggttctgctgcttctagccatgctgctgcttcctgtggagCGTTCAG agtgtGTGCGGTGTTTCGCACGTTTCAACCCGACTTTGGGTCAGTGCAACGAAGAGATCGGGGATGTGGTCGAAGATGACTGCTGTCAGAACCCTCAGTATGGCTATGAGGCAGCGGATGGCGTTTGTCAGTCCTGTGG CCCTCCGACCTGGTCCGAGTGGTCGGCGTGGTCTCACTGTACAGCCCTGTGTGAAACCGGGGTAAGGCAGAGGAAGCGCACCTGCTACAGCGCCGGGGAGGTGCAGTGTTCAAACCCGCAGGACAAACTGGAGACGCAACCGTGCAGCGGCATGTGCTGTGAAG ATAAGGGCTGGGGGTCCTGGCTCGCCTGGTCATCCTGCTCCATCAGCTGTGGAGAAGGCGGCGTCAGGACCAGGAGGAGAGTTTGCTCCAGCAGCGCAGAGTGCCGTTGGGCCTGCACCGGGCCTTCAGAGGAGACGGAGAACTGCCCCCCACAGAACACTTGTCCAG TCCACGGCGGTTGGTCCAGCTGGGCCGCTTGGGGAAAGTGTTCTGGTCCGTGCGTTGATGACCAGCGCGGCACTACTCCCTCTAAACAGCGAGAGCGGTCCTGCTCCAACCCCCCTCCTTCTAGTGATACGGTACCACCAGGTGACACATGTCCAGGAGACGAAGTTCAGGCCACTCCGTGCAGCGAACTGCCCAACTGTCCAG TGGACGGCAACTGGGCTCCGTGGTCGTCCTATGGACCGTGCTCCACAAGCTGTGGGGAGGGGCTGCAGACGTCAACCAGAACATGTAATAACCCAGCGCCCAATTACGGGGGTCGGTTTTGTGACGGTCCAAATGCCCAGACCAGAACATGTCAGAATCTCTGTCCTG TTGACGGGTTCTGGTCTGGTTGGTCCGGTTGGAGTGAGTGTTCAGCTTCCTGTGTCTCTCCAAGCCAAATTCCCAGCAGGACTCGCTTTCGGTTCTGCACTAACCCAGCTCCTTCATCCAGCCCGGCTGGCAGAGCGTGTGCTGGTGaaaggcagcaggtggagcagtgccagcacctccatcactgtgcaG TGGATGGAGTCTGGGGCTCCTGGGCTCCATTCACCCCCTGCCCCGTTACCTGTGGTGTCGGTGCTCAGGTGTCAACGAGGAGATGCGACAGCCCGGCTGCCAACCACGGTGGCAAACCGTGTTCTGGAGAAGAACGCAGAAGCAAAGTCTGTTCAACCAACGTCCACTGTCCAG TTAATGGAGTGTGGTCCGACTGGTCGCCCTGGGGAAAGTGTGCTAATGTGTTCCGGAAGGTGATCACCTGTAAGCAGCTGGGAGGCAGCCAGACCCGGGAGCGTGAGTGTCTCCACCAAGCTCACAACGGAACCATCTGCCCCGGAGACTACCTGACAGAGAGTCGAGTGTGCTACGACGTGGGCGGTTGCTACA TAAAAGGCAACTGGGAGGGTTGGGAGTCATGGACTCTGTGTAAACCTGCATGTGGTGGAAAGTCCAAACGATTCAGGAAAAGGATCTGTAAACCCGATTACAAGGACTACCG gccGACCATCGGCATCAACAAGGAGCCGGCCAACTTCTTTGGGACACCGCTTGCTGACTGTGGAGACCTGCCACCGGACCAGAAGTTTGAGAAGGAGGACTGCCTCCAAGTGCCGGCCTGTAACTAA
- the LOC114860151 gene encoding uncharacterized protein LOC114860151 isoform X1 → MSDAQQEMSPDFVLMRLVSAAEYDRLDEPEDLVSVKAVLGHHSGGISGGFELDPSGPSSGLGSASPHYSSPLRGRGELDGGLVLAQTSPGSDAPLSASPTEDFAVAAQRFVDFPVPHGSGGHDSRAQLMVFQNLLRSGDRILECGLEQPPPGYIQEPERQKQQLDSLTSVGVGSSTSVPGPGGGKDQNSQCMPSVEESHQPQLLQWHPVVRLSKGSNGSQTHQQNVPVLDSESRSGLCHRHRLLIDPLAKWPPSLLDQAVHLGLLDLRKNHSAGGNDPVLVLARRLGHLGKERDRSGGRGEEILPLPLCSCHSTLASGTEGLGPGEDPSETSDALLVLEGLGSEDVGVLGEVGGGDIEDAEKGDKVVGVSGGGSSGGTLSGLMRQVHRLAEEAGVCTDQSCRSSLAVLGAALPLHPCVAPHTPISYSPTPCLFPHLCAQDPQAAAPLSGLQVSPDSFPAFSPSLNPRPQHQHQSRSQPQSRATTPKAGRSASPLVVLEGDLVGAREGEKTPHGKSRKRGSLKVRLSKLFRTKSSSSGSGGLLDKRPSLASSTSSGGSLLDVWGSTCSNTEQDSHRLQVSRPHSAFSPVPFTLPFTGETVSLVDVDISRRGGNSLHPPTPPPPPRRSLSLLDDFGPTQQQGPFMERSMGASMQSLPPRPLALPSTHTAMQHSLSLNGLQRLVPLPPDIQPPPPRLAPRCPLGRPNAGSFATSLRELEKCGWYWGPMNWEDAEMKLKGKPDGSFLVRDSSDPRYILSLSFRSQGVTHHTRMEHYRGTFSLWCHPKFEDRCHSVVEFIERAIMHSKNGKFLYFLRSRVPGLPPTPVQLLYPVSRFSSVKSLQHLCRFCIRQLVRIDHIQELPLPTPLISYLRKFYYYDPEEEINPTLGESGLGLSSPPRVQSQT, encoded by the exons ATGAGCGACGCGCAACAAGAAATGTCCCCGGACTTTGTCCTGATGCGGCTCGTATCCGCGGCCGAGTACGACCGGCTGGACGAGCCCGAAGACCTGGTGTCTGTTAAAGCCGTGCTGGGACACCACAGTGGAGGCATCAGCGGCGGGTTTGAGCTGGACCCTAGCGGCCCTTCGTCAGGCCTGGGCTCAGCCTCCCCGCACTACAGCTCTCCACTCCGCGGTAGAGGCGAGCTGGACGGCGGGCTGGTGCTGGCGCAGACCTCGCCGGGCTCCGACGCGCCTCTCTCCGCTTCGCCGACAGAGGACTTTGCTGTAGCGGCCCAGCGGTTCGTGGACTTCCCGGTGCCACACGGCTCGGGGGGACACGACTCGAGAGCACAGCTGATGGTGTTTCAGAACCTGCTGCGGTCTGGAGACCGAATCTTGGAGTGCGGATTGGAACAGCCGCCCCCAGGATACATCCAGGAGCCCGagagacaaaagcagcagtTGGACTCTTTAACAAGTGTTGGTGTTGGTAGCTCAACATCCGTTCCTGGGCCTGGAGGGGGGAAGGACCAGAACTCACAGTGCATGCCCTCTGTAGAAGAGAGTCACCAGCCACAGCTTCTTCAGTGGCACCCGGTCGTTAGACTCTCCAAAGGGTCCAATGGGTCCCAGACTCACCAGCAGAATGTCCCAGTTCTGGATTCTGAGTCCAGGTCAGGCTTGTGCCACAGACATCGCCTGCTCATAGACCCACTAGCTAAATGGCCCCCAAGCCTCTTAGACCAAGCTGTACATCTTGGCTTGCTGGATCTTAGGAAAAACCACTCAGCTGGAGGTAATGACCCGGTCTTAGTTCTGGCCCGGAGGCTGGGGCACCTTGGAAAGGAAAGGGACAGaagtggaggcagaggggaggaaatcctcccccttcctctgtGCTCTTGTCACAGCACTCTGGCCTCAGGGACGGAGGGCTTGGGGCCTGGCGAGGACCCAAGTGAGACCAGCGATGCTCTGCTGGTCCTGGAAGGTCTGGGGTCTGAAGATGTCGGGGTACTGGGggaggtgggtggaggagaTATTGAGGATGCTGAAAAGGGAGACAAAGTGGTAGGAGTCAGTGGAGGAGGGTCCTCTGGGGGGACACTGAGCGGTTTAATGCGGCAGGTCCATAGACTGGCAGAGGAAGCAGGGGTCTGCACTGATCAGAGCTGCCGGTCCTCGCTGGCGGTTCTGGGTGCAGCGTTGCCGCTTCACCCCTGTGTTGCCCCCCACACCCCTATTAGCTACAGCCCCACCCCTTGCCTGTTTCCTCATCTCTGCGCGCAGGACCCCCAGGCTGCTGCACCCCTCAGTGGTCTCCAGGTCTCCCCCGATTCCTTTCCAGCATTCAGCCCCAGTCTCAATCCTCGtccacagcatcagcaccagtcCCGCTCCCAGCCGCAGAGCCGTGCCACCACCCCTAAAGCAGGTCGGTCTGCCTCCCCCCTGGTGGTACTGGAGGGTGACCTGGTAGGAGCAAGGGAGGGAGAAAAGACTCCACATGGGAAATCTAGGAAGAGGGGGTCCCTGAAAGTCCGGCTCAGCAAGCTGTTCAGAACCAAAAGCTCCAGTAGTGGCTCAGGGGGGCTTTTGGACAAGAGGCCGTCCCTGGCATCCTCCACCTCGTCTGGAGGGAGTCTGCTGGATGTGTGGGGGTCCACCTGCAGCAACACAGAGCAGGACAGCCACAG GCTGCAGGTGTCCAGACCTCACAGTGCCTTCTCTCCGGTGCCCTTCACTCTGCCTTTCACCG gtgagACGGTGTCTCTGGTTGATGTGGATATTTCTCGGAGGGGTGGGAATTCTCTTCACCCCCcgactcctcctccaccacccagACGGAGCCTCAGTCTGCTCG aTGACTTTGGTCCAACTCAGCAGCAGGGGCCCTTCATGGAGCGCAGCATGGGGGCATCCATGCAGTCTCTACCGCCCCGACCGCTGGCCCTTCCCTCGACCCACACCGCCATGCAGCACAGCCTGAGCCTCAACG GTTTGCAGAGGCTGGTCCCCCTGCCACCGGACATCCAACCCCCCCCGCCCCGACTCGCTCCCCGCTGCCCCCTAGGTCGACCAAATGCCGGCAGCTTCGCCACCAGCCTTCGAGAACTGGAGAAG TGCGGTTGGTACTGGGGCCCCATGAACTGGGAGGACGCTGAGATGAAGCTGAAGGGGAAACCGGACGGGTCGTTTCTGGTTCGGGACAGTTCAGATCCTCGATACATCCTGAGTCTGAGCTTCAGATCTCAGGGAGTCACGCACCACACCCGCATGGAGCACTACAGAG GAACGTTCAGTCTGTGGTGTCATCCAAAGTTTGAGGATCGCTGCCACTCGGTGGTGGAGTTCATAGAAAGAGCCATCATGCACTCCAAGAACGGGAAGTTCCTCTACTTCCTGCGCTCCAGAGTCCCAG GTCTGCCCCCGACCCCGGTCCAGCTCCTGTACCCAGTCTCTAGGTTCAGCAGTGTTAAATCTCTGCAGCATCTCTGTCGTTTCTGCATCAGGCAGCTGGTTCGAATCGACCACATCCAGGAGCTGCCGCTGCCCAC GCCACTAATCTCCTACCTGAGAAAGTTTTACTACTATGACCCAGAGGAGGAGATCAACCCGACACTGGGGGAGTCGGGTCTGGGGCTGAGCAGCCCGCCACGGGTTCAGTCACAAACGTAG
- the LOC114860151 gene encoding uncharacterized protein LOC114860151 isoform X2 — translation MSDAQQEMSPDFVLMRLVSAAEYDRLDEPEDLVSVKAVLGHHSGGISGGFELDPSGPSSGLGSASPHYSSPLRGRGELDGGLVLAQTSPGSDAPLSASPTEDFAVAAQRFVDFPVPHGSGGHDSRAQLMVFQNLLRSGDRILECGLEQPPPGYIQEPERQKQQLDSLTSVGVGSSTSVPGPGGGKDQNSQCMPSVEESHQPQLLQWHPVVRLSKGSNGSQTHQQNVPVLDSESRSGLCHRHRLLIDPLAKWPPSLLDQAVHLGLLDLRKNHSAGGNDPVLVLARRLGHLGKERDRSGGRGEEILPLPLCSCHSTLASGTEGLGPGEDPSETSDALLVLEGLGSEDVGVLGEVGGGDIEDAEKGDKVVGVSGGGSSGGTLSGLMRQVHRLAEEAGVCTDQSCRSSLAVLGAALPLHPCVAPHTPISYSPTPCLFPHLCAQDPQAAAPLSGLQVSPDSFPAFSPSLNPRPQHQHQSRSQPQSRATTPKAGRSASPLVVLEGDLVGAREGEKTPHGKSRKRGSLKVRLSKLFRTKSSSSGSGGLLDKRPSLASSTSSGGSLLDVWGSTCSNTEQDSHRLQVSRPHSAFSPVPFTLPFTDDFGPTQQQGPFMERSMGASMQSLPPRPLALPSTHTAMQHSLSLNGLQRLVPLPPDIQPPPPRLAPRCPLGRPNAGSFATSLRELEKCGWYWGPMNWEDAEMKLKGKPDGSFLVRDSSDPRYILSLSFRSQGVTHHTRMEHYRGTFSLWCHPKFEDRCHSVVEFIERAIMHSKNGKFLYFLRSRVPGLPPTPVQLLYPVSRFSSVKSLQHLCRFCIRQLVRIDHIQELPLPTPLISYLRKFYYYDPEEEINPTLGESGLGLSSPPRVQSQT, via the exons ATGAGCGACGCGCAACAAGAAATGTCCCCGGACTTTGTCCTGATGCGGCTCGTATCCGCGGCCGAGTACGACCGGCTGGACGAGCCCGAAGACCTGGTGTCTGTTAAAGCCGTGCTGGGACACCACAGTGGAGGCATCAGCGGCGGGTTTGAGCTGGACCCTAGCGGCCCTTCGTCAGGCCTGGGCTCAGCCTCCCCGCACTACAGCTCTCCACTCCGCGGTAGAGGCGAGCTGGACGGCGGGCTGGTGCTGGCGCAGACCTCGCCGGGCTCCGACGCGCCTCTCTCCGCTTCGCCGACAGAGGACTTTGCTGTAGCGGCCCAGCGGTTCGTGGACTTCCCGGTGCCACACGGCTCGGGGGGACACGACTCGAGAGCACAGCTGATGGTGTTTCAGAACCTGCTGCGGTCTGGAGACCGAATCTTGGAGTGCGGATTGGAACAGCCGCCCCCAGGATACATCCAGGAGCCCGagagacaaaagcagcagtTGGACTCTTTAACAAGTGTTGGTGTTGGTAGCTCAACATCCGTTCCTGGGCCTGGAGGGGGGAAGGACCAGAACTCACAGTGCATGCCCTCTGTAGAAGAGAGTCACCAGCCACAGCTTCTTCAGTGGCACCCGGTCGTTAGACTCTCCAAAGGGTCCAATGGGTCCCAGACTCACCAGCAGAATGTCCCAGTTCTGGATTCTGAGTCCAGGTCAGGCTTGTGCCACAGACATCGCCTGCTCATAGACCCACTAGCTAAATGGCCCCCAAGCCTCTTAGACCAAGCTGTACATCTTGGCTTGCTGGATCTTAGGAAAAACCACTCAGCTGGAGGTAATGACCCGGTCTTAGTTCTGGCCCGGAGGCTGGGGCACCTTGGAAAGGAAAGGGACAGaagtggaggcagaggggaggaaatcctcccccttcctctgtGCTCTTGTCACAGCACTCTGGCCTCAGGGACGGAGGGCTTGGGGCCTGGCGAGGACCCAAGTGAGACCAGCGATGCTCTGCTGGTCCTGGAAGGTCTGGGGTCTGAAGATGTCGGGGTACTGGGggaggtgggtggaggagaTATTGAGGATGCTGAAAAGGGAGACAAAGTGGTAGGAGTCAGTGGAGGAGGGTCCTCTGGGGGGACACTGAGCGGTTTAATGCGGCAGGTCCATAGACTGGCAGAGGAAGCAGGGGTCTGCACTGATCAGAGCTGCCGGTCCTCGCTGGCGGTTCTGGGTGCAGCGTTGCCGCTTCACCCCTGTGTTGCCCCCCACACCCCTATTAGCTACAGCCCCACCCCTTGCCTGTTTCCTCATCTCTGCGCGCAGGACCCCCAGGCTGCTGCACCCCTCAGTGGTCTCCAGGTCTCCCCCGATTCCTTTCCAGCATTCAGCCCCAGTCTCAATCCTCGtccacagcatcagcaccagtcCCGCTCCCAGCCGCAGAGCCGTGCCACCACCCCTAAAGCAGGTCGGTCTGCCTCCCCCCTGGTGGTACTGGAGGGTGACCTGGTAGGAGCAAGGGAGGGAGAAAAGACTCCACATGGGAAATCTAGGAAGAGGGGGTCCCTGAAAGTCCGGCTCAGCAAGCTGTTCAGAACCAAAAGCTCCAGTAGTGGCTCAGGGGGGCTTTTGGACAAGAGGCCGTCCCTGGCATCCTCCACCTCGTCTGGAGGGAGTCTGCTGGATGTGTGGGGGTCCACCTGCAGCAACACAGAGCAGGACAGCCACAG GCTGCAGGTGTCCAGACCTCACAGTGCCTTCTCTCCGGTGCCCTTCACTCTGCCTTTCACCG aTGACTTTGGTCCAACTCAGCAGCAGGGGCCCTTCATGGAGCGCAGCATGGGGGCATCCATGCAGTCTCTACCGCCCCGACCGCTGGCCCTTCCCTCGACCCACACCGCCATGCAGCACAGCCTGAGCCTCAACG GTTTGCAGAGGCTGGTCCCCCTGCCACCGGACATCCAACCCCCCCCGCCCCGACTCGCTCCCCGCTGCCCCCTAGGTCGACCAAATGCCGGCAGCTTCGCCACCAGCCTTCGAGAACTGGAGAAG TGCGGTTGGTACTGGGGCCCCATGAACTGGGAGGACGCTGAGATGAAGCTGAAGGGGAAACCGGACGGGTCGTTTCTGGTTCGGGACAGTTCAGATCCTCGATACATCCTGAGTCTGAGCTTCAGATCTCAGGGAGTCACGCACCACACCCGCATGGAGCACTACAGAG GAACGTTCAGTCTGTGGTGTCATCCAAAGTTTGAGGATCGCTGCCACTCGGTGGTGGAGTTCATAGAAAGAGCCATCATGCACTCCAAGAACGGGAAGTTCCTCTACTTCCTGCGCTCCAGAGTCCCAG GTCTGCCCCCGACCCCGGTCCAGCTCCTGTACCCAGTCTCTAGGTTCAGCAGTGTTAAATCTCTGCAGCATCTCTGTCGTTTCTGCATCAGGCAGCTGGTTCGAATCGACCACATCCAGGAGCTGCCGCTGCCCAC GCCACTAATCTCCTACCTGAGAAAGTTTTACTACTATGACCCAGAGGAGGAGATCAACCCGACACTGGGGGAGTCGGGTCTGGGGCTGAGCAGCCCGCCACGGGTTCAGTCACAAACGTAG